One genomic window of Camelina sativa cultivar DH55 chromosome 5, Cs, whole genome shotgun sequence includes the following:
- the LOC104786248 gene encoding probable folate-biopterin transporter 9, chloroplastic, translating to MNNSLLSISTPVKFLKPSVPYGISLNTTINKKQKRQSKTLVVKSKSNTRSTTILTSSVSVVKRRNNNGRDKGQTVLLCALGYWVQGSRCLPWLALNFHMAHCLNLNPSTLQLVQYTATLPMVAKPLYGVLSDVVYIGGARRVPYISIGVLLQGLAWGSLAIFPGAREALPSLMAFVLLSNLGASIAEVAKDALVAEHGLRYQVNGLQSYALMASAVGGILGNLLGGYCLLKTPPGILFLAFTALLTLQLTVSLSSKEESVSLPRIREVSPETSSVLGIVKKQFLDLVGLVHVDEISQPLTWIVASIAMVPLLSGSVFCYQTQVLNLDPSVIGMSKVIGQLMLLCLIVVYDRYWKTLPMRPLIHIVQLLYAFSILFDYVLVKQINLAFGISNKAFVLCFSSVAETLAQFKILPFSVLLANMCPGGCEGSVTSFIASTMCLSSVVSGFAGFGMANMIGITSKDYTNLPGGILIQSLAALVPLWFIHYVPMSEPGFEKEGKRAMSKKSRRNRRVGRVIGQEVFAYRRERET from the exons ATGAATAATTCATTATTATCCATCTCAACCCCAGTTAAGTTCTTGAAACCATCAGTTCCGTACGGAATAAGCTTAAACACCACCATTAACAAGAAACAGAAGCGGCAAAGCAAAACCCTTGTCGTGAAATCCAAGTCCAACACAAGGTCAACAACAATATTGACCAGTAGCGTCTCGGTGGTTAAAAGGAGAAACAACAATGGTAGAGATAAAGGACAAACGGTTCTGTTGTGTGCTTTAGGGTACTGGGTTCAAGGGTCGAGGTGTCTCCCATGGCTTGCACTTAACTTCCATATGGCTCATTGTCTTAATCTCAACCCATCGACGCTTCAGCTTGTGCAGTACACTGCTACTCTTCCCATGGTTGCTAAGCCACTCTATGGAGTTCTCTCGGATGTTGTTTACATCGGTGGTGCTCGTAGAGTTCCTTACATCTCCATTGGAG TGCTTTTGCAGGGTCTAGCATGGGGTTCATTGGCTATATTTCCTGGTGCTCGAGAAGCTCTTCCGTCACTTATGGCATTTGTTCTTCTTAGTAACCTTGGAGCATCCATTGCTGAAGTTGCTAAAGACGCTCTTGTTGCGGAACACGGTTTAAGATATCAAGTGAATGGTCTTCAGTCTTATGCGCTTATGGCTTCAGCAGTTGGAGGGATCCTTGGGAACTTACTCGGTGGATATTGCTTACTCAAAACACCTCCTGGAAtcttgtttcttgcttttacaGCTTTGTTGACGTTACAGCTCACTGTTTCTTTATCATCTAAAGAAGAATCCGTTAGCTTGCCACGGATAAGAGAAGTGAGTCCAGAGACAAGCTCTGTTTTGGGGATCGTAAAGAAACAGTTTTTGGATCTTGTGGGACTTGTTCACGTAGATGAAATCTCTCAGCCTTTGACTTGGATTGTAGCTTCCATTGCAATGGTGCCTCTTCTCTCAGGATCAGTCTTCTGCTACCAAACTCAAGTACTAAACCTTGACCCTTCTGTTATTGGTATGTCAAAGGTTATTGGACAGTTGATGCTTCTCTGTTTAATCGTGGTTTATGACCGTTACTGGAAGACACTTCCCATGAGGCCGTTGATCCATATCGTGCAACTCCTCTACGCTTTTTCAATACTCTTTGATTACGTCTTGGTGAAGCAAATAAATCTTGCGTTCGGGATCTCAAACAAGGCTTTTGTGCTCTGTTTTTCTAGTGTAGCGGAAACCCTAGCACAGTTCAAGATTCTTCCTTTCTCTGTTTTGCTAGCAAATATGTGCCCTGGAGGCTGTGAAGGATCAGTCACCTCTTTCATTGCTTCAACTATGTGTTTATCATCAGTTGTTAGCGGATTCGCTGGATTTGGAATGGCTAATATGATTGGGATAACATCGAAGGATTACACGAACCTACCTGGAGGAATTCTCATACAGTCTTTGGCAGCTTTGGTGCCTTTGTGGTTTATCCACTATGTTCCAATGTCAGAGCCTGGTTTTGagaaagaaggaaagagagCTATGAGTAAGAAAAGTAGAAGGAATAGACGAGTAGGGAGAGTCATAGGTCAGGAGGTTTTTGCTTACCGTCgagaaagagaaacataa